A window of the Acidobacteriota bacterium genome harbors these coding sequences:
- a CDS encoding peptide chain release factor 2 (programmed frameshift): MSIALDEIKTELNGIVGRIRDVRGYFDFDACTRELQELEAQAAAPDFWNDQNRAQDVFRRTRHLKNNIKLVEGLEAMAADAGALVELAEEGEDVAADLQELMTKLGLQTQEAELRTILSGDFDDKNAFLTIHSGAGGTESQDWAEMLLRMYLRYAEKKGFSTRMIDTQPGEEAGIKSATFLAEGEYAFGFLKAESGVHRLVRISPFDSAARRHTSFASVFVYPEISDDIDVAIEEKDIRVDTFCASGPGGQGVNTTYSAVRITHFPTGIVVQCQNERSQIRNKEVAMKVLRARLFELELEKKRAEIAERENAKKDIAWGSQIRSYTLQPYRLVKDHRTKVEIGNVDSVLDGNLDELIKAYLVQFRGK; the protein is encoded by the exons ATGAGCATTGCACTGGACGAGATCAAGACTGAGCTGAACGGTATTGTCGGCCGCATCCGGGACGTCCGGGGGTAT TTTGACTTCGACGCCTGTACCCGTGAACTGCAGGAGCTGGAAGCCCAGGCGGCGGCGCCCGATTTCTGGAACGACCAGAACCGGGCCCAGGACGTCTTCCGCCGCACCCGCCATCTGAAAAACAACATCAAGTTGGTGGAGGGACTGGAGGCCATGGCCGCCGATGCCGGCGCCCTGGTGGAGCTGGCCGAAGAGGGCGAGGACGTGGCTGCCGATCTGCAAGAGCTCATGACCAAACTTGGCCTGCAGACACAGGAGGCAGAGCTTCGCACCATCCTCAGCGGAGACTTCGACGACAAGAATGCGTTCCTGACCATTCACTCCGGCGCCGGCGGGACCGAGAGCCAAGACTGGGCGGAGATGCTGCTCCGCATGTACCTGCGCTATGCCGAAAAGAAGGGCTTCAGCACGCGCATGATCGACACCCAGCCCGGCGAGGAGGCCGGGATCAAGTCGGCCACCTTCCTGGCCGAGGGAGAGTACGCCTTCGGCTTCCTGAAGGCCGAGAGCGGCGTCCACCGGCTGGTCCGCATCTCCCCCTTCGACTCGGCCGCCCGGCGGCACACCTCGTTCGCGTCCGTGTTCGTGTATCCCGAGATCAGCGACGACATCGACGTGGCCATCGAGGAGAAGGACATCCGGGTGGACACCTTCTGCGCCTCCGGCCCCGGCGGGCAGGGCGTGAACACCACCTACTCGGCGGTGCGGATCACCCATTTCCCCACCGGCATCGTGGTGCAGTGCCAGAACGAGCGCAGCCAGATCCGCAACAAGGAAGTGGCCATGAAGGTGCTGCGCGCGCGCCTGTTCGAGCTGGAGCTGGAGAAGAAGCGCGCCGAGATCGCCGAGCGCGAGAACGCCAAGAAGGACATCGCCTGGGGCAGCCAGATCCGCTCTTACACTCTCCAGCCGTACCGCCTGGTCAAGGATCACCGCACCAAGGTGGAGATCGGCAACGTGGACTCGGTGCTCGACGGCAACCTCGACGAGCTGATCAAGGCCTACCTGGTCCAGTTCCGCGGGAAATAG
- the lnt gene encoding apolipoprotein N-acyltransferase, whose protein sequence is MPDTQPTPPPPEPPTPAAALPASPERWLDYARYPLGTALFLILAFPRFDVWPLAWVALVPLLYHLGRCARGRAAFLSGFTAGALFFLGLLYWVPRAMMAYGGVHPVLAGGVFVLMAGVLALFVGAFAWVQWRMFRQWGWKAALLAPFVWTAQEYARNYLALTGFPWGNLGTGQAYFGFLIQIADTTGVYGVSFLVVAINTVLLLAMVPDVPRKLKLYWAALVGMALFYCFIYAELRYATFPATTGEPLAVAGIQPNIRDEDTREQVATVHRVDYPRLLADVMAAAPAMRLVVFPESPTPYAFDRDPAYRQLMTGMAASHRVTLLFNGIRFSGRTYFNTVYVVGPDGRPGGAYDKSRLVPFAEHVPFQNLFFFARAMSQEIGDFAPGAGPVPLEAAGVPVGVSVCYEAIFPEYLRALTAAGARLQVNVTNDAWFGRTAAPWQHIQHSLLRAVENRRWVVRVANSGISVIIDPFGRVTAQIPPFARGTLIGHVHPLSQRSPYVVIGDAFAWLCVAVTALGAGIPWRRKRSDEHCTGRDQD, encoded by the coding sequence ATGCCCGATACCCAACCGACGCCGCCGCCGCCCGAACCGCCGACTCCCGCCGCGGCGCTGCCGGCGAGTCCCGAGCGCTGGTTGGATTACGCGCGTTACCCCCTGGGCACGGCGCTGTTCCTCATCCTGGCGTTTCCCCGCTTCGACGTCTGGCCGCTGGCCTGGGTGGCGCTGGTCCCGCTGCTCTACCATCTGGGCCGCTGCGCCCGCGGCCGGGCGGCGTTCCTGTCCGGCTTCACCGCCGGCGCCCTGTTCTTCCTCGGACTGCTGTACTGGGTGCCGCGGGCGATGATGGCCTACGGCGGCGTCCACCCCGTGCTGGCGGGCGGGGTATTCGTCCTCATGGCCGGCGTGCTGGCCCTATTCGTCGGCGCCTTCGCCTGGGTGCAGTGGCGGATGTTCCGCCAGTGGGGTTGGAAGGCGGCGCTGCTGGCCCCGTTTGTCTGGACGGCGCAGGAATACGCCCGCAATTACCTGGCGCTCACCGGCTTCCCGTGGGGGAACCTGGGAACCGGCCAGGCCTACTTCGGCTTCCTGATCCAGATCGCCGACACCACCGGCGTCTACGGCGTCTCCTTCCTGGTGGTGGCGATCAACACGGTCCTGCTGCTGGCGATGGTGCCCGACGTTCCGCGCAAGCTCAAGTTGTACTGGGCGGCGCTGGTGGGGATGGCGCTCTTCTACTGCTTCATCTACGCCGAACTCCGCTACGCGACCTTCCCGGCGACAACGGGCGAGCCACTGGCGGTGGCCGGCATCCAGCCGAACATCCGCGACGAGGACACCCGGGAGCAGGTGGCGACCGTGCACCGAGTCGATTATCCTCGGTTGCTGGCCGACGTGATGGCGGCGGCGCCGGCCATGCGCCTCGTGGTGTTTCCTGAAAGCCCCACGCCCTACGCGTTCGACCGCGATCCCGCCTACCGCCAGCTCATGACCGGCATGGCGGCGTCCCACCGGGTCACACTGCTGTTCAACGGCATCCGCTTCAGCGGCCGGACATACTTCAACACCGTGTATGTTGTGGGGCCGGATGGACGCCCGGGCGGGGCGTACGACAAGTCGCGGCTGGTGCCGTTCGCTGAGCACGTCCCGTTCCAGAACCTGTTCTTCTTCGCCCGGGCCATGAGCCAGGAGATCGGCGACTTCGCCCCGGGTGCGGGACCGGTGCCGCTGGAGGCGGCCGGCGTGCCGGTGGGCGTCTCGGTCTGCTACGAGGCGATCTTCCCCGAGTACCTGCGCGCGCTCACCGCGGCGGGCGCCCGGCTGCAGGTCAACGTCACCAACGACGCCTGGTTCGGTCGCACCGCCGCCCCCTGGCAGCACATCCAGCACAGCCTGCTGCGGGCGGTGGAGAACCGCCGCTGGGTGGTCCGGGTTGCAAACTCGGGAATCAGTGTTATAATCGACCCCTTCGGGCGGGTCACGGCGCAAATCCCGCCCTTCGCACGAGGCACGCTGATCGGGCATGTGCATCCCCTGTCCCAACGGAGCCCCTACGTGGTGATCGGCGACGCGTTCGCCTGGCTCTGTGTGGCTGTCACGGCCCTCGGCGCGGGAATCCCCTGGCGCAGGAAACGATCCGATGAGCATTGCACTGGACGAGATCAAGACTGA
- the lipA gene encoding lipoyl synthase, with the protein MERPRLPDWLRNVSVHGAATHGTRQVLRRHGLNTVCEEARCPNRGECFSRHTATFLILGDSCTRGCGFCAVDHRPPHPPDPAEPAAIARAAAELDLRYLVITSVTRDDLPDGGAGQFAAVIRAARAARPGLRVEVLVPDFQGDAAAVRTVLEAAPDVFNHNVETVPRLYPVVRPQADYARSLAVLRQAADWRPAVPVKSGLMVGLGEERDEVMAVLADLRAAGVMFVTIGQYMQPRRGNLPVVRYVHPDEFRAYERDAMALGFQGVFAGPLVRSSYLAERLVRPDSGGA; encoded by the coding sequence ATGGAGCGGCCGCGCCTGCCGGATTGGCTTCGCAACGTCAGCGTGCATGGCGCCGCCACTCACGGCACCCGGCAGGTCTTGCGCCGGCACGGCCTGAACACCGTCTGCGAGGAGGCGCGCTGCCCCAACCGCGGCGAGTGCTTCTCCCGCCACACCGCCACCTTTCTGATTCTCGGCGACAGCTGCACCCGCGGCTGCGGCTTCTGCGCGGTGGACCACCGCCCGCCGCACCCCCCCGACCCGGCCGAGCCGGCGGCGATCGCCCGCGCGGCGGCGGAACTGGACCTGCGCTACCTGGTTATCACCTCGGTCACGCGCGACGACCTCCCCGACGGCGGCGCCGGTCAATTTGCGGCGGTGATCCGCGCCGCCCGGGCGGCGCGGCCGGGCCTCCGGGTGGAGGTGCTGGTCCCCGACTTCCAGGGTGACGCCGCGGCGGTGCGGACCGTGCTCGAGGCGGCGCCCGACGTTTTCAACCACAACGTGGAGACCGTGCCGCGGCTCTATCCGGTGGTCCGCCCCCAGGCCGACTACGCCCGGTCGCTCGCGGTGCTCCGGCAGGCCGCGGACTGGCGGCCGGCCGTCCCGGTCAAGAGCGGCCTCATGGTGGGTCTGGGCGAGGAACGGGACGAGGTGATGGCGGTGCTGGCCGACCTGCGCGCCGCCGGCGTGATGTTCGTGACCATCGGCCAGTACATGCAGCCCCGTCGCGGCAACCTGCCGGTGGTTCGGTACGTCCATCCCGACGAGTTCCGCGCTTACGAGCGCGACGCGATGGCCCTGGGCTTCCAGGGCGTCTTCGCCGGTCCGCTGGTGCGGAGCTCCTATCTGGCCGAACGGCTCGTCCGCCCCGACTCCGGCGGCGCCTGA
- a CDS encoding slipin family protein — protein sequence MTFTTVAVVFLFLFFLNWIKVIREYERAVIFRLGKVLPGAKGPGLILVFAPIDKMVKVDLRTITLDVPPQDVITKDNVSVKVNAVVYYRVLDAVKAVIDVENYLYATSQLAQTHLRSVLGEVELDDLLSKREALNIRLQEILDRDTDPWGVKVSKVEVKSVDLPQEMQRAMAKQAEAEREKRAKIIHADGEFQASKTLANAAAELEKQKVAILLRYLQTLTEIGVEKNTTIVFPLPMELLGHLMKDR from the coding sequence ATGACGTTTACGACCGTTGCCGTCGTTTTCCTGTTCCTCTTCTTTCTGAATTGGATCAAGGTCATCCGGGAGTACGAGCGCGCGGTGATCTTCCGGCTCGGCAAGGTGCTGCCGGGCGCCAAGGGGCCGGGTCTGATCCTGGTGTTCGCCCCCATCGACAAGATGGTCAAGGTGGACCTGCGCACCATCACCCTCGACGTCCCGCCGCAGGACGTCATCACGAAGGACAACGTCTCGGTGAAGGTCAACGCGGTGGTCTACTACCGGGTGCTCGATGCGGTCAAGGCGGTGATCGATGTGGAAAATTACCTCTACGCCACATCCCAGCTGGCCCAGACTCACCTTCGGTCGGTCCTGGGTGAGGTGGAGTTGGACGACCTGCTGAGCAAGCGCGAAGCGCTGAATATCCGCCTGCAGGAGATCCTGGACCGGGACACGGACCCGTGGGGGGTCAAGGTGTCGAAGGTCGAGGTCAAGTCAGTGGACCTGCCGCAGGAGATGCAGCGCGCCATGGCCAAGCAGGCCGAGGCCGAGCGCGAGAAGCGAGCCAAGATCATCCACGCCGACGGCGAGTTTCAGGCGTCCAAGACCCTGGCCAATGCGGCGGCGGAACTGGAAAAGCAGAAGGTCGCCATCCTGCTGCGCTACCTTCAGACGTTAACCGAGATCGGCGTCGAGAAAAACACCACCATCGTGTTTCCGTTGCCCATGGAGCTTCTGGGCCACTTGATGAAGGACCGTTAG